cctGATTCATTTATATCAGCAGCAGCCGGGTGCAGATTTTTTGACTTGTCTCTTACTTAAATGTGCACCATAAAACACCCTAATTAGAGATTATGGTGGAAGTCTCTATCCGCAAATTACACTAAAAATGCTGCTATTCTGAAAATATTACAGCTGAACAAGGAGCGCGCTGTATCCAGactaaaaaaacagtttgtatATTTCGGCACCCCCGAcaggatcatcatcatcatcgtcgtcgtTGTGAAGTATCTGTCATTAAAAGCGCACCGCAGCAGAAGATTTCGGTCTAGTTTGGGGGGGATTGGTTGAAATTCAGTGTAACATTATAGTAAGTAGTTAGTTTTTTAAGTAGTTAGTcgtttaaccctttacatactgtgactcataattagtctctgcaccaattTGCGTTGATAAAAATCCCCGTCAGTTattaattaatccttaatgaagctgtcagtgtattctatttatttttgagGGGCTgaaaatcagctgcacaaaatggtaataaatatgcattttattgccaattttgtatattctggggtcacattaggaaatgtACACctagcagaaatgtgtatatggtgtttttgaagctctcaaatgtaaaaatatgtcaaatttgtacatttgcatatatatatatatatatataaatgtgtatcagctgcacaaatataaaaaaagatgtattttatttccgTTTTTGTAGATCATGGATCACATTTAGGGAGAAGTCCGGCTAGAACagcctgaacagtatgtaagggttaagagaTGTAAAGACATGATATGTTTTGGTTTGGTCGATATTGGATGAGTCGTGACATTTGACACATCTCATATCATTTTATAGATTGTTAATTTTGTTAATTTTGATTGTTAATTTGATCCCATTCCTGCTTTTGGTTGAAATTCAGTGTAacattaaaaaagcaacaattgTAAGGAGATTGTAATAGTTAGTGTTTTAAGAGATGTTAAGACATGATATTGTATCATATGACATTTCACACACCTCAtatcatttaatataatataattaaatgctATTTCGCTGCTTGTTTTGTTAGGTAGAAGCTTAGAGCACCTGATTGGTGTCTGGAGCAGATTTTGACGatgttgtttaatgtttaactttTCGTCCAAGTCACTGAAAATAAGTCTCACCAGATACTTAATATAAATGTAGAGCAGACAATCAGCTCTTGATGTGTCTCTGCTTCAAAATAGGACTCATTACAAGTGTGACATATTTGACCGCAGCTACAGAGGCGGGGAGAAGGGatagagggaagaaaaagagaggaggaagtggtCAAACAAAGGTGAAAATGGACTTCTGACAGGCTGTAGTTAATGTGATCTTCTTCAGTATCAAATAAGTCACCCCTGTCAGCTTTTAGAGGTAGCTGTAAAGAagttttgtactttttgtcCTTCACGGAGCCAGCTTGAATTCATTCATGTcgtattattattacaatggATTTCATTAGCCAGCCGTGGTCAAGAGAGTGTAgagaaatatgtgaaaatgtaaatagaaaGTTCACCAGTCCTCTCCTGGAGCATAAATCCACATGTTCCACACACGTTCCTTATgcttaaaatgtatgaaataaatTCAGGATGACCACTTCTGCTCATCTCACCGAAGGACCAAAACGTCTACTGCATCACATTACATGCAGTAATCCAACCGATTATCCATCCCCATGCTAAATTTGTCCTCCGTGTCTGTCGGATCAGCACATTAACAGGCTGATATTGTCTCATCGAGGGGAAACTTTGACTTCTCCGCTctgatatttacattataatacagCAGATTTAAACTCCATCAAACCCAAATTATTACTCTGAGCTGCTGAGTTAGTTTAAGGGTCAATTacgtgatgcaacccagtgtcaattggtgtaatcagtatttttcttcataaaaatctgaatgtgggataaatataatccacttttaacAATGCGACACTATGTTTCATAATaagttttacataatttgtccaaaaatatttaggaaaaaaaagtcgTTTTTAGGATACGTCCTGCTCAATATTAATACAAttctttaaaatttaaatgtagaaatactccaaaatatgtttcttttcatttaatgttttaaaatgagataattacttgtataagtccacttaaatacattgtatgtggataaaatatttaatatttatcattcttttgtggttacaccatttgacattttcagctgtGTCAAACATGTGGCCCATGGGCCAGAACCTgcccaccaaggggtccaattTGGCCCCACTTGGATAACTTTGTAAAGTATGaatattacagaaaaataattcaaatttttCTGTTGCTTCAGAAGTTTCCTCTTGATATTTAAAGAAAGGTGGCTtcaatttaacccttacatattgtttgGGGGTCAAATTCGACCCacttttaacagctgtaaaaacgcCCCGAATGTCTTTTACTGTGAAATTTGACGACTTTTCCTGAAgaggcccaaaatgcacaaaaatgtaaatgttatattatgtgtACTTTTTGTATAGGTGCTGTATAAATGTCTGGCTTTGTGTTAAattgatagttttaataagattgtTATGTTACAGTTTTATAAGTAGTAatgaggttgttgtttttttatggttcttgtcattttcaccttcaataaaatacatttgaataattattgctatgttatattttcatgtcttaggcaaaataggacatgatattgtgtgatagtagtgGAGTTAAACCTaaaactctgctctctgaaTGTTGTCAAGGaacttatatattatatattatttgtaggttattatgcaatggtttcaCTGGttcggcccacatgagatcaaattgagcTGTATATGTCCCTTGAACTAAAAATGAGTTTGGCAGCCCTGTTCTAAGTGAAGCACAACACCTCCGTTTTGGATCCACGTCGTCTCAAGAATCTGCGCAATTTAATccatcttttatttcttttctaaAGCTGAAATACAGAGGAAACTATTAACAAGCACAATTGACTCTGTAGCTATGaatttattgcacattttccAGTCACAAACCGCCCCCCGTTTTTGTTCCTCAGGTGTTCAACTTCGACCCCGGGGCGGCTGTCAAGCAGAGGACAGCGGAGGATGTGAAAGCAGACGAAGATGTCACCAAACTCTGCATTCACAAGAGGAAGCTTCTGGCTGTGGCCACGTTGCACCGGAGCATGGAGACGCACCCGCCGCTCACGCTGACCAGTCCAGGGGGAGGTACGAGTATAATCTAAAATCCTGACgctataaaaacaaaatcttgCATTTCAGTTTCATAGATATTTAGATGGAAGCTGGTTTCTGTTGCTCCTTCTATCTGCTGTAGCTTTTTATGTGTCTCTCTGATGagtgaagaaaataacagcAGCCAGTTTAATATTGGTAATATTTGGTTGATCTTTTCAATCTttattgaaatatatttgaatCAACTACATAAAAAGTTATTGTAGATTTGGGGTTTGTATGCCtgctttcaaaaacattttaaaaaatgtctgattGCTTTGAggcttaatgtttttttcctcttatgaGCTCAAATATTTTTCTAAAGATTAAACCACTGTGTTTTTTAATCCTAGACCTGCATGTTTTGGATGTTTCCTTGCACCAACACACCTGATTCAAATCAGCGTGTCATTATCAGTCTTCTGCAGAGCTTGATGATGAGCAGATCATTTGAATCAGGGGATTTGGAAGAAGGGAAACATCCAGCACCAGgatttaaaaacactgctgtAGATATGAGTGACTTTGCTGCCTcacatttggtgtttttattaattttaaggtgtatttgtgtcttttttttgccCTGAAGGTACGTCGTCTGTGGTCACAGCGCATTCCACAACTCAACGGGCAATAAGGACTAAACCCCACGACGGTCTGCCCAACGCTGTCGGCCCGGACTGCAAGAATCCTTTCAAGATGATGATGGCACCTGgacaccaccagcagcagcagcggctgTATCCACCCCAGGAGATGGGTGGAGCCCAGCAGCCAGAGCTCTACTCTGGGTACACCAGGCCTCAGAGGCTGGCCAGTGGGGAACCAGGCCCCAAATCCCCTTACCGGGCGGGGTACGGTAGCATGCTGAGCCCACCTCCTTCCAGTGCTAAGCTGTACGGAGATGGCTCACAGTCACCCAGCACGGACACTCTGGGCAGCCCCGAGGGCTTTCAAAGGACCAATCCTTGTGGGTTTCCAGGAGCCGGCAGTCCCGGCTCAGCCTCCATCCACGGGAACTCTAGGACGCCTCTTTCCCCACCCAGCGTGATGCTCCACGGCTCCCCCGCGGGCCAGCTATCCTGTGCCATGACAGGGAGGACTAGCACGCCCCTTTCCCCCACGGCAACTGCCAAAAGCCCTgtcatgaacatgaacatgccACGGGGGAACTTCCCCCCTGGTATGGAAATGCCCCGTGCCCCCTTCCACCATAAAACGCAGCCCCCTGTGCATCCTGTACCTCCCCCTCCATCCATACCACCATCCTGTGCCCTGCAGAAAAGGCAACTGATGTCTGAAAAAGACCCCCTAGGCATCCTGGACCCCATCCCCAGCAAGCCTGTCAGCCAGTCCCTGGCCAACGCCCCCAACCCCTCCAACTTCCAGCCTAATATCCACTCTCAGGTACCGGTGATGAATGTAAACATACCCCCACCCGTCATCGTTCCCTTGCCAAGCAACTTACCTTTACCCACAGGGAAGCCTGGCCCTGTGGGGCATGGCGGCCACGTTCAAAGGACTCAACAGGGCGGTCCGGCTTCCTCCATGTCCCCCTCCCCTGTCACCTCCCCTGTCCACATGGTTGGACCCGCCCATGGGAGGATGGAGACCTCCCCCCATCGTTCACGctcatcctccacctcctctgacCACGGGAACTTCGCAATGCCCTCAGGGCACCAGGGCCCGTGTGGCACCATGAAGGTCCCCCCTCGTTCCCCGAGGTCGGCCATGGGGTCTCCCAGGCCGGCCATGCCCTCCAGCCCCTCCACCAACAAAACTGACCCACATCACCAGTACAAAGACTCCCAGCTGCTCTCTGGGATGGGAAACTCGATGGCCCAGCAGCACAACAACCCCATGTACTCgcccacctcttcctcctcctcctcctcgtcatccTCTATGGCCACCCCCAGCGCTTCCCAGAAGGGCCACCCAGGACTCCTGGGGATGCCCCTCAACCAGATCCTCAACCAACAGAATGCTGCTTCCTTCCCCGCCAGCAGTCTCCTGTCAGCGGCAGCCAAAGCACAGCTAGCAAATCAAAACAAACTCAGCGCTGTTGGCAACAGCACTGCTGGCATggctggtggtggtgttggtatGGCAGGCATGGGGGCAGGTGGTGGAGGTAACGGAGGGGGCGGCGGGCACCCTGGCTCTATGAGCAGCTCTCGAGGCATGGAGGGGCACAGCACTTTAAACCCCATGCTCCCGCCAAACTCCACCATGCTGCTTAACACTCCTGAAGGTCAGAGCGGCCGGGCGGCGCTGAGAGACAAGCTGATGGCGCAGCAGAGAGACCCGCTGCGCAAACGCAAGCAGTCGTCAGGCGGAGCGCCGGTAAACCACGACAACGGCAACAACATGGTCTACATGCTGAACAAACCAGGCATGGGAGGACCCCTGATGCCGGGTCCCAGCGCCACCGAGCAGCTGCGGAAAGTGGGCCGACTTGGAAACCTCCCCCTGAACACCTCCATggcccagctcctccagtccatgaGCTGCCAGAGCTCCCACAACCTGGCGGGGAGCAGCCATCGTCCCGGCCTCAGCCCCGGCCCGGGATCCGGTCCTCAAGGAGCTGCGCAGCTGCACTACAGTGACACCGCATCCATGGTCCCCGGAGGCCCTCAGCAGAACCTCATCACCCAGCAGAGGCTGCGGGTCCCCAGTGACCCCATGCAGCACTGCCAGAACTTGGACACCTCCGGGGGCCACCTGGGCTCTCGTCCAGGCCAGTTCCCCGACATGATGGCCCAGATGCAGGCCTCGGCCATGAGTAACTGTGGGCCTATGGGGCCCGGCGGTGGACTGGTCGGCCCTGACGGCATGCCGCTGGGACGCCCCAACACTAACCCCCCACCACTGTCCCATCCTGGCCCTCACCCCTCACAGCAGAACCTCCTTCATAGTATAGGACGGACTATGGTAGTGATGCCACACGGAGGCGGAGATGGAAGCATCTCTGACACAGGTGAGACGTCTTTAACAGTCCAATATGTCAGCTGCTGTCAAAGAAACGGCTGATTATAATGTCTTCAATCATCAAAATCGTGAATTATTGGGTGTTAGGTGTGAGCAAAATTATCACAACCATCGTTCAGCTTTTTAGATGTGTACTTTTTGGAGGAGAAACAGTGGAGCtgagtttattttatgttttgaaaCTGAGATATTTGACTTcatgcaacatttttttgtatttttatcctAAAACTCTGACTTTTCTCTTTGAGTTTTGCTCAGATGAGTGTTCAAAGTCAGATTCAACAAACCTTTATTTTTCGTAAACCTTTCATAAGTGGCTCATTTACACTATCATAA
The Scomber scombrus chromosome 24, fScoSco1.1, whole genome shotgun sequence genome window above contains:
- the LOC133976535 gene encoding methyl-CpG-binding domain protein 5-like, producing MNGGKDCEAGDERQAVPVQVPIGWQRKAEQGGGVAYLSPSGSVLSSLEQVKTYLLTDGTCKCGLECPLILHKVFNFDPGAAVKQRTAEDVKADEDVTKLCIHKRKLLAVATLHRSMETHPPLTLTSPGGGTSSVVTAHSTTQRAIRTKPHDGLPNAVGPDCKNPFKMMMAPGHHQQQQRLYPPQEMGGAQQPELYSGYTRPQRLASGEPGPKSPYRAGYGSMLSPPPSSAKLYGDGSQSPSTDTLGSPEGFQRTNPCGFPGAGSPGSASIHGNSRTPLSPPSVMLHGSPAGQLSCAMTGRTSTPLSPTATAKSPVMNMNMPRGNFPPGMEMPRAPFHHKTQPPVHPVPPPPSIPPSCALQKRQLMSEKDPLGILDPIPSKPVSQSLANAPNPSNFQPNIHSQVPVMNVNIPPPVIVPLPSNLPLPTGKPGPVGHGGHVQRTQQGGPASSMSPSPVTSPVHMVGPAHGRMETSPHRSRSSSTSSDHGNFAMPSGHQGPCGTMKVPPRSPRSAMGSPRPAMPSSPSTNKTDPHHQYKDSQLLSGMGNSMAQQHNNPMYSPTSSSSSSSSSSMATPSASQKGHPGLLGMPLNQILNQQNAASFPASSLLSAAAKAQLANQNKLSAVGNSTAGMAGGGVGMAGMGAGGGGNGGGGGHPGSMSSSRGMEGHSTLNPMLPPNSTMLLNTPEGQSGRAALRDKLMAQQRDPLRKRKQSSGGAPVNHDNGNNMVYMLNKPGMGGPLMPGPSATEQLRKVGRLGNLPLNTSMAQLLQSMSCQSSHNLAGSSHRPGLSPGPGSGPQGAAQLHYSDTASMVPGGPQQNLITQQRLRVPSDPMQHCQNLDTSGGHLGSRPGQFPDMMAQMQASAMSNCGPMGPGGGLVGPDGMPLGRPNTNPPPLSHPGPHPSQQNLLHSIGRTMVVMPHGGGDGSISDTGKPLSLGCSMGGLQPHVNPGGGQMYQQQVHQGMQQSVSSHPAYQGQQQFSDNPSYTDSNANAMACLYQNYQQGMLPHHQFVEGQQPQGEGLRAGTPGSDRGPGRGPESVDAIYRAVVDAANKGMHVTITTTVSGTTQASPVPALSAMSAFTASIGEPVNLPQAVSAVLHGHQEVEALPQQPRPRQARLGRGQKNMDPGKRTPDGPDANDYFRSPGRGTPRGQWDGETQHGGGFDAHSNNSAWGGEEFLECSTQVRSSPCMERPASLAPAPPCPAEGSNDHGLAMAHGKAFLDDGYRFNNCSRTPANYKERLEQTVERCVHINGATPHFTTRGYGEVLGPPRQELTGDDQSPSSSTSLEGPLATAKDYSHYNGHFNGMAPSPSDTKSLSSEEDLRQPDSPSSELLHYRSRPLDRWNMGELGVWGQLKGFPHWPAKLAGDEQVHSAAMQLREQAKVEPEKLKTLTHDLEALDRAAKRGLKPGKLNNHLEAAIHEAMSELDKMSGTRDRQMKLPKPKRRKISR